A single region of the Bacillota bacterium genome encodes:
- a CDS encoding DUF1292 domain-containing protein, translating to MAFNEEETIVLTDEGGQEHEFNLVDIITVDGEEYAILQPVEEDEAIILKFGIDEDGNEVLCDIEDDEEWERVADAWQEMLEEGDEI from the coding sequence TTGGCTTTTAACGAGGAGGAAACTATTGTTCTCACCGATGAGGGGGGGCAGGAACACGAATTCAATCTGGTCGACATTATTACCGTGGATGGGGAGGAGTACGCGATTCTCCAGCCTGTAGAAGAGGATGAAGCAATTATTTTAAAGTTTGGGATAGACGAGGACGGAAACGAAGTCCTCTGTGACATCGAAGATGATGAAGAGTGGGAACGGGTTGCCGACGCCTGGCAGGAGATGCTTGAAGAAGGGGACGAAATTTAG